From a single Helicovermis profundi genomic region:
- a CDS encoding 4Fe-4S dicluster domain-containing protein, translating into MAKAKGKVEFKEDICKGCGLCVNACPVNIISLDNDRINVKGYHPAFVAEMDKCIGCANCATMCPDSVITVEREMV; encoded by the coding sequence GTGGCAAAGGCTAAGGGTAAAGTGGAATTTAAAGAAGATATTTGTAAAGGCTGTGGACTTTGTGTGAATGCTTGTCCAGTTAACATTATTTCTTTAGATAATGACAGAATTAACGTTAAGGGTTATCATCCAGCGTTTGTAGCAGAAATGGATAAATGTATAGGATGTGCAAATTGCGCTACAATGTGTCCGGATTCAGTAATTACTGTTGAAAGAGAAATGGTTTAA
- a CDS encoding 3-methyl-2-oxobutanoate dehydrogenase subunit VorB produces MAKILMKGNEAIGAAAIKAGCKYFFGYPITPQNEIPEYMSKELPKVGGVFLQAESEVSAINMVYGAAGAGGRVMTSSSSPGIALKQEGITYIAGAELPCVIVNIVRGGPGLGGIQPAQSDYNQATRGGGNGDYKLLVYAPANVQEMVDLVQEAFDAADYYRNPVMVMGDGMIGQMMEPIEFKEVKTRRELPSKPWITDGTKGNRKPNIINSLFLDAGELEDHNIRLQAKYAEMKEKEARYENYNMENPELVLVAYGTTSRIVKNAIDELKEEGINIGLIRPITLFPFPEKAFEDIPESCKGFMSVEMSMGQMIDDVKIAVNGRWPVGFFGRSGGVIPTPTGVKNAVKEMLGGAK; encoded by the coding sequence ATGGCTAAAATATTAATGAAAGGTAATGAAGCAATAGGAGCAGCAGCTATAAAAGCAGGTTGTAAATATTTCTTTGGTTATCCTATAACACCTCAGAACGAGATACCTGAATATATGTCAAAAGAACTACCTAAGGTTGGCGGAGTATTTTTACAAGCAGAAAGTGAAGTTTCAGCAATAAATATGGTATATGGTGCCGCGGGAGCAGGCGGAAGAGTTATGACGTCATCATCATCTCCTGGAATCGCATTAAAACAAGAAGGAATTACTTATATAGCAGGAGCTGAGCTTCCTTGCGTTATAGTTAACATAGTAAGAGGTGGTCCGGGACTTGGTGGAATTCAGCCAGCACAATCGGATTATAATCAAGCAACAAGAGGCGGGGGAAATGGAGACTATAAATTATTAGTATACGCTCCAGCTAACGTTCAAGAAATGGTAGATTTAGTTCAAGAAGCATTTGATGCAGCGGATTACTATAGAAACCCAGTTATGGTAATGGGTGATGGTATGATTGGCCAAATGATGGAACCAATTGAATTTAAAGAAGTTAAAACTAGAAGAGAACTTCCAAGTAAACCGTGGATAACAGATGGAACAAAAGGAAATAGAAAACCAAATATTATTAATTCTTTATTTCTTGATGCAGGAGAACTAGAAGATCATAATATTAGACTTCAAGCTAAATACGCAGAAATGAAAGAAAAAGAAGCAAGATACGAAAACTATAATATGGAAAATCCAGAATTAGTTTTAGTCGCATATGGAACTACTTCAAGAATTGTTAAAAATGCAATAGATGAATTAAAAGAAGAAGGAATAAACATTGGACTTATTAGACCAATTACATTATTCCCATTCCCAGAAAAAGCATTTGAAGATATTCCGGAGTCATGTAAAGGATTTATGTCAGTTGAAATGTCTATGGGTCAAATGATTGATGATGTTAAAATTGCAGTAAATGGAAGATGGCCGGTAGGATTTTTCGGAAGAAGTGGCGGAGTAATTCCAACTCCAACAGGTGTTAAAAATGCTGTGAAAGAAATGTTAGGAGGTGCTAAATAA
- a CDS encoding thiamine pyrophosphate-dependent enzyme — protein sequence MAVVFQKTKGLTDKEMHYCPGCTHGIIHRLVAEVLEELDVLGDAIGVAPVGCSVLAYDYLNCDMHEASHGRAPAVATGIKRVRPENVVFTYQGDGDLASIGTAEIVHVAHRGEKITTIFVNNAIYGMTGGQMAPTTLIGQKATTAPLGRTVEHSGMPLKVSEMLATIDGAAFVERVTVDSPANVRKAKKAIKAAFECQLAGKGFSIVEVLSTCPTNWGMSPVESLGWLKDNMIPYYPLGNLRRPEEDK from the coding sequence ATGGCAGTAGTATTCCAAAAAACAAAAGGACTTACTGATAAAGAAATGCATTATTGTCCAGGATGTACTCATGGTATTATTCATAGATTAGTTGCAGAAGTACTAGAGGAATTAGATGTATTAGGCGATGCAATAGGTGTAGCACCAGTTGGATGCTCTGTACTTGCTTATGATTATTTAAATTGTGATATGCATGAAGCATCACATGGACGTGCACCAGCAGTTGCAACTGGTATTAAAAGAGTTAGACCAGAAAACGTTGTATTTACTTATCAAGGTGATGGAGATTTAGCTTCTATAGGTACAGCAGAGATTGTTCATGTTGCTCATAGAGGTGAAAAAATCACAACTATTTTTGTGAATAATGCAATATACGGAATGACAGGTGGACAAATGGCTCCAACTACTTTGATTGGACAAAAGGCAACAACGGCACCACTTGGAAGAACAGTTGAACACTCTGGAATGCCACTTAAAGTATCAGAAATGCTTGCTACGATAGATGGAGCAGCTTTTGTTGAAAGAGTTACAGTTGATAGTCCAGCAAACGTTAGAAAAGCAAAAAAAGCTATTAAAGCGGCATTTGAGTGCCAGTTAGCAGGAAAAGGATTTTCAATAGTCGAAGTACTTTCTACTTGTCCAACAAACTGGGGAATGTCACCAGTTGAATCATTAGGTTGGTTAAAAGATAATATGATACCTTATTATCCATTAGGCAACTTAAGAAGACCAGAGGAGGATAAATAA
- a CDS encoding 2-oxoacid:acceptor oxidoreductase family protein, with protein sequence MINEKIICAGFGGQGVMSLGKLLAYAGMLEEKEVSWLPSYGPEMRGGTANCSVMISEKMIGSPVIDKDATAAIIMNLPSLDKFEIDVKKDGIILINSSLIEKKAQRDDIKAYYVPANEIANELGNTKIANMVMLGAYIQLLHPVTMDTIKETLQKVFGPTKAKFIPLNEAALLRGAESVK encoded by the coding sequence ATGATAAATGAAAAAATTATTTGTGCGGGATTTGGTGGACAAGGAGTAATGTCACTTGGTAAATTATTAGCATATGCAGGAATGCTTGAAGAAAAAGAAGTATCATGGTTACCATCATATGGACCAGAGATGCGTGGTGGAACTGCAAACTGTAGTGTTATGATTTCAGAAAAAATGATAGGATCTCCAGTTATTGATAAAGATGCAACAGCAGCAATAATTATGAATTTACCATCATTAGATAAATTTGAGATTGATGTAAAAAAAGATGGTATAATACTAATAAATAGTTCTCTAATTGAAAAGAAAGCTCAAAGAGATGACATAAAAGCTTATTATGTACCAGCAAATGAAATAGCAAATGAATTAGGAAATACTAAAATAGCAAACATGGTAATGTTAGGAGCATATATACAGCTACTACACCCAGTTACAATGGATACTATTAAAGAAACACTTCAAAAAGTATTTGGACCAACAAAGGCTAAATTTATACCACTAAATGAAGCAGCTCTACTTAGAGGAGCAGAATCAGTAAAATAG
- a CDS encoding bifunctional diguanylate cyclase/phosphodiesterase, with protein MKRKNKIDLDLLKYSFQKTLKFILVYIVVILVYTLTIEKIFVNIFGEIPIVHRISYITLNVLIMVTIMMKGIYNKNKNINIIKDNNRRLNRKIHDFKVLKNKLQIILNLSSDGIFDWDVVKDDLYISNKAKNIFGIKLDLNCGSSKCFSHLFNEEEIEKFKIMINYFINSDTSENTYTMNIKAKNSNQRVVKIYSKTIINKKDGRILRIYGSISDVTLEKSNEKRIYNLAYFDKLTSLPNRYRFKEKVQSLINEGKTFALFLIDIDNFSHINESYGYEVGDKILIETAKRIKSINMDFEIISRLGSDEFIVVYSGDITETMLENISKKIINIFQLPVNIDDNLHHIEISIGISEFPKLSSDYSNLLKKADIALKEIKNNTKGSFRIFDEVLEYTKMRELFIYNNLKGAIPNNEFYLVFQPKIDLRTNQIVGAESLIRWQKDDRLISPSEFIEISEKTGYIEKISLWVLVETCKKIKLIEKFIGNDFRISINISYVEFSKTNFVDNFLNILKLENVDTSKIEIEITERTVVGNLDESAKKLSILREKNICISLDDFGTGYSSLSYLQKLPIDFIKLDKSFLDTIESSKNEEVLKSVIELAHNIKIKTIAEGIETEEDVRVLKEANCDFVQGYYYYRPLEFDDFFTQIKCEVKKL; from the coding sequence ATGAAAAGAAAAAATAAAATAGATTTAGATTTATTAAAATATAGCTTTCAAAAAACCTTAAAATTTATTTTAGTATATATCGTAGTGATATTAGTATATACATTAACAATCGAAAAAATATTTGTTAATATTTTTGGTGAAATTCCAATTGTTCATAGAATTTCATATATTACTTTGAATGTATTGATTATGGTAACAATAATGATGAAAGGTATATATAATAAAAATAAAAATATAAATATAATAAAAGATAATAATAGAAGATTAAATAGAAAAATACATGATTTTAAAGTACTTAAAAATAAACTTCAAATAATTCTTAATTTATCAAGCGATGGAATTTTTGACTGGGATGTAGTAAAAGACGATTTATATATATCTAATAAAGCGAAGAATATTTTTGGAATAAAATTAGATTTAAATTGTGGTAGCTCTAAATGTTTTTCACATTTATTTAATGAAGAAGAAATTGAAAAATTCAAAATTATGATTAACTATTTTATAAACAGTGATACTAGTGAAAATACGTATACTATGAATATAAAGGCAAAAAATAGTAATCAAAGAGTAGTAAAAATTTATTCTAAAACTATTATTAATAAAAAGGATGGAAGAATTTTAAGAATATACGGATCTATATCTGATGTAACCTTAGAGAAATCAAATGAAAAGAGGATATATAATTTAGCATATTTTGATAAATTGACATCTCTTCCCAATAGATACAGATTTAAAGAAAAAGTGCAAAGTTTAATAAATGAAGGAAAAACATTTGCTCTTTTTCTAATAGATATTGATAATTTTAGTCACATAAATGAATCATATGGATATGAAGTTGGGGACAAAATTTTAATTGAAACTGCAAAGAGAATTAAATCTATAAATATGGATTTTGAAATTATTTCTAGACTTGGAAGCGATGAATTTATTGTTGTTTATTCTGGTGATATTACTGAAACTATGCTTGAAAATATTTCTAAAAAAATTATTAATATATTTCAATTACCAGTAAATATTGATGATAACCTTCATCATATTGAAATTAGTATAGGTATTTCAGAATTTCCTAAACTATCAAGTGATTATTCTAATTTACTTAAAAAAGCTGATATAGCGTTAAAAGAAATTAAAAATAATACAAAAGGTAGTTTCAGAATTTTTGATGAAGTGCTAGAGTACACAAAAATGAGAGAATTATTTATTTATAATAATTTAAAAGGAGCAATACCAAATAATGAATTTTATCTGGTATTCCAACCTAAAATAGATTTAAGAACGAATCAAATAGTAGGAGCAGAGTCTTTAATAAGATGGCAAAAAGATGATAGATTAATTTCTCCTTCCGAATTTATTGAAATTTCAGAGAAAACTGGATATATTGAAAAAATATCTTTATGGGTACTTGTTGAAACTTGTAAAAAAATTAAACTAATAGAAAAGTTTATAGGAAATGATTTTAGAATATCTATAAATATTTCATATGTTGAGTTTAGTAAAACAAATTTTGTGGATAATTTTCTTAATATTTTAAAACTTGAAAATGTTGACACAAGCAAAATAGAAATCGAAATTACAGAGAGAACTGTTGTAGGAAATTTAGATGAAAGCGCAAAAAAACTATCAATTCTTAGAGAAAAAAATATTTGTATTTCTCTTGATGATTTTGGAACAGGATATTCATCGCTTAGCTATTTGCAAAAATTACCTATTGATTTTATAAAATTAGATAAATCATTTTTAGACACTATTGAATCAAGTAAGAACGAAGAGGTATTAAAGTCAGTTATTGAGCTTGCACATAATATAAAAATTAAAACAATTGCAGAAGGAATTGAAACTGAAGAAGATGTAAGAGTTTTAAAAGAAGCAAATTGTGACTTTGTTCAAGGGTATTACTATTATAGACCATTAGAATTTGATGATTTTTTTACTCAAATTAAATGTGAAGTAAAAAAACTTTAA
- a CDS encoding IS1634 family transposase, with product MRLSTSKSKNATSLYVIKDITIKNKRTTKIVEKLGTEAQLREKLNGQDPYEWAKKYISELNKKEKENKVEIIAKFSETKQIPMDSKVHFNGGYLFLQDIYYDLGLHKISKQISDKYKFSFDLNSILSRLIYTRMLNPSSKLSSFKASNDFIEQPNFELQHIYRALEIISKESDFIESTVYKNSLKLSKRNTKVLYYDCTNYFFETEKADGLKQYGLSKEHRPNPIVQMGLFMDGDGIPLAFSIFDGNKNEQPSLKPLEKRILSDFDLSKFVVCTDAGLASNTNRIFNNKNDRAFIVTQSLKKLKKHLKDWALAPNGWHLSNETKNINLENIDHSSNNKAIYYKERWINENELPQKLIVTYSPKYRAYQEYIRSTQIQRAEKLVKKPSSINKKKQNDPKRFIDSIHCTNEGEIAEKQVLTINRDTISDEEKYDGFYGVCTNLDDNAETIIKVNKRRWEIEESFRILKTEFKARPVYLSRDDRIKAHFTTCFLSLLIYRLLEKKLDEKYTTKELIETLKNHNFMELKGEGYIPTYTRTDITDELHDKFGFRTDTQIISNAKMKKILKQTKK from the coding sequence ATGAGACTTTCAACTTCTAAATCAAAAAATGCTACTTCACTTTACGTTATTAAAGATATTACTATTAAAAATAAACGAACAACTAAAATTGTAGAAAAACTTGGTACTGAAGCACAATTACGTGAAAAATTAAATGGACAAGATCCTTATGAATGGGCAAAAAAATATATAAGTGAACTTAATAAAAAAGAAAAAGAAAATAAAGTTGAGATTATTGCTAAATTTTCTGAAACTAAACAAATACCAATGGATTCTAAGGTTCATTTCAATGGTGGATATCTTTTTTTACAAGATATTTATTATGATTTAGGCCTTCATAAAATTTCAAAGCAAATTTCTGATAAATATAAATTTTCTTTTGATTTAAACAGTATTCTTTCTAGACTCATTTATACTAGAATGCTTAATCCGTCTTCTAAGCTTTCTTCTTTTAAAGCCTCTAATGACTTTATTGAACAGCCTAATTTTGAATTACAGCATATTTATAGAGCTTTAGAAATAATTTCTAAAGAATCTGATTTTATTGAATCAACTGTTTATAAAAATAGTTTAAAATTATCTAAAAGAAATACAAAAGTGCTTTATTACGATTGTACAAATTATTTCTTTGAAACTGAAAAAGCCGATGGGTTAAAACAATATGGACTTTCCAAAGAACATCGCCCTAATCCAATTGTACAAATGGGATTATTTATGGATGGGGATGGCATACCACTTGCATTTTCTATATTTGATGGAAATAAAAATGAACAGCCAAGTTTAAAACCACTAGAAAAGCGCATATTATCTGATTTTGATTTATCTAAATTTGTTGTATGTACAGATGCAGGATTAGCATCTAATACCAATAGAATATTTAATAATAAAAACGATAGAGCTTTTATTGTTACACAATCATTAAAAAAGCTTAAAAAACATCTTAAAGATTGGGCTCTTGCCCCAAATGGATGGCATTTATCAAATGAGACAAAAAATATTAATTTAGAAAATATAGATCATTCTTCAAACAATAAAGCTATTTATTACAAAGAACGTTGGATAAATGAAAATGAATTACCACAAAAATTAATAGTAACATATTCACCAAAATATAGAGCTTATCAAGAGTACATTCGAAGCACTCAAATACAACGTGCAGAAAAACTTGTTAAAAAACCTTCTAGTATCAATAAAAAGAAACAGAATGATCCAAAGAGATTTATAGATTCTATTCACTGCACTAATGAAGGTGAAATCGCTGAAAAACAGGTACTTACAATAAATAGAGACACTATTTCTGATGAAGAAAAATATGATGGATTCTACGGAGTATGTACAAATCTTGATGATAATGCTGAAACAATTATTAAAGTAAATAAAAGAAGATGGGAAATAGAAGAATCATTTAGAATTCTAAAAACTGAGTTTAAAGCAAGACCAGTATATTTAAGTAGAGATGATAGAATAAAAGCTCATTTTACAACATGTTTTCTTTCTTTACTGATATATAGGCTTTTAGAAAAGAAGCTTGATGAAAAATACACTACAAAAGAATTAATAGAAACGTTAAAAAATCATAACTTTATGGAGTTAAAAGGCGAAGGATATATTCCGACATACACACGAACTGATATAACAGATGAATTACATGATAAATTTGGATTTAGAACGGATACCCAAATAATTAGTAATGCTAAAATGAAAAAAATATTAAAACAAACGAAAAAGTAA
- the glmM gene encoding phosphoglucosamine mutase: protein MGKLFGTDGVRGIANEELTNELAYKLGRFGAHVLSKGDKKAKILVGKDTRVSGDMLESALISGVLSAGCDVIKVGVLPTPAIAYLVRHFDLNAGVMISASHNPLEYNGIKFFNKKGFKLRDEIEEEIEDYILNEKDIDHIPTGEELGRKTQIYHGMDIYSKFVKSTTNMDFKGLRVAVDCANGAASEVAYKTLREMGATLNIINNAPDGFNINKNCGSTHMAVISNYTREVGADIGISFDGDADRLLAVDENGVLIDGDKIMAICGLYLKNKGKLRNNTIVTTVMSNIGFDIACKENGMKNVKTQVGDRYVLKEMVDKGYDLGGEQSGHIIFLEHNTTGDGLLTAIQLLSVLKKRGKKMSELSKMMKIYPQVLKNAKVSNKTKFDYDKDEIILKSIKKVEDKFSGEGRVLIRPSGTEPLVRVMIEGENYLELETYADELVEIIEERLK, encoded by the coding sequence ATGGGTAAATTATTTGGAACAGATGGTGTAAGAGGAATTGCAAATGAAGAACTTACTAATGAATTAGCCTATAAATTAGGTAGATTTGGAGCTCATGTATTAAGTAAGGGTGATAAAAAAGCTAAAATTTTAGTAGGAAAAGATACAAGAGTTTCAGGTGATATGTTGGAATCAGCACTTATTTCTGGAGTTCTTTCAGCTGGATGTGATGTTATAAAAGTAGGCGTACTACCTACACCGGCTATTGCTTATTTAGTAAGACATTTTGATTTAAATGCTGGTGTTATGATTTCAGCTTCTCATAATCCACTTGAATATAATGGAATTAAATTTTTTAATAAAAAAGGCTTTAAACTAAGAGATGAAATAGAAGAAGAAATAGAAGATTATATATTGAATGAAAAAGATATTGATCATATTCCGACTGGTGAAGAATTAGGAAGGAAAACTCAAATTTATCATGGTATGGATATATACTCGAAATTTGTAAAATCAACAACAAATATGGATTTTAAGGGTCTTAGGGTAGCGGTAGATTGTGCTAATGGTGCAGCTTCTGAAGTTGCTTATAAAACTTTAAGGGAAATGGGTGCAACTCTTAATATCATAAATAATGCGCCAGATGGATTTAATATTAATAAAAATTGTGGTTCAACTCATATGGCAGTTATTAGTAATTACACAAGAGAAGTTGGAGCAGATATTGGTATTTCATTTGATGGAGATGCGGATAGATTACTTGCTGTTGATGAAAATGGAGTACTTATTGATGGTGATAAAATAATGGCAATTTGTGGATTATATTTAAAAAATAAAGGCAAACTTAGAAATAATACAATCGTTACAACAGTTATGAGTAATATTGGATTTGATATTGCTTGTAAAGAGAATGGAATGAAAAATGTAAAAACACAAGTTGGAGATAGATATGTTTTAAAAGAAATGGTTGATAAAGGATACGATTTAGGTGGTGAACAATCAGGACATATTATATTTTTAGAGCATAATACGACTGGTGATGGTCTTCTTACAGCTATACAACTTTTATCTGTTCTTAAAAAACGTGGTAAAAAGATGAGTGAACTTTCGAAAATGATGAAAATTTATCCGCAAGTTCTAAAAAACGCAAAGGTATCAAATAAAACTAAGTTTGATTATGATAAAGATGAGATTATTCTTAAGAGTATAAAAAAAGTTGAAGATAAATTTAGTGGTGAAGGAAGAGTATTGATTAGACCTTCTGGAACTGAGCCTCTTGTAAGAGTTATGATTGAAGGAGAAAATTACTTAGAGCTTGAAACTTATGCAGATGAATTAGTCGAAATAATTGAGGAACGTTTAAAGTAA
- the glmS gene encoding glutamine--fructose-6-phosphate transaminase (isomerizing), with protein MCGIVGYIGDKQAIPVLINGLSKLEYRGYDSAGVAYFSENKIVVNKEKGRLSVLSNKLNGMDIKTNIGIGHTRWATHGEPNVLNAHPHINGDSSIAVIHNGIIENYLKLKEWMIEEYGTDFKSETDTEVIAHLIGYFYDGDILEAVNKAIDKMEGAYAIGVICSKEPDRIIAVRKDSPLIVGVGEGENFIASDIPAILNYTRNVYLIENDEVVELTKNEVKIYDKFGQIVNREIYKVTWDASSAEKEGFEHFTLKEIYEQPKCVEETVSRRLDNDDYINLDGIKISKKDIENINKIYIIACGTAYHAGLVGKYAIEKILKIPVVTEVASEFRYSDPIVDENTLFIAVSQSGETLDTLAALREAKRKGARILSVVNVVGSSVARESDDVFYTWAGPEIGVASTKAYTTQLAAFYLLSLYMGKVSEKISDDEYFKILNELKTMPNKVKETLDSSEVSKQLAAEQFNNESVFFMGRGLDVYTAYEGSLKFKEISYVNSFAIPAGELKHGTIALIEKNTLVIAIANQENLFQKILSNIKEVKARGAYVVAIAQEGHKEIEKVADKVIWIPKTLDLLTPILGIIPLQLFAYYVSLAKGNDVDKPRNLAKSVTVE; from the coding sequence ATGTGTGGTATTGTAGGATATATAGGTGATAAACAGGCAATTCCTGTTTTAATAAATGGTCTTAGTAAATTAGAATATAGAGGATATGACTCTGCAGGAGTTGCATATTTTTCTGAAAATAAAATTGTGGTAAATAAAGAAAAAGGAAGGCTTTCAGTTTTATCTAACAAATTAAATGGAATGGATATAAAAACAAATATTGGAATTGGTCATACAAGATGGGCTACTCATGGTGAGCCAAACGTATTAAATGCTCATCCGCATATAAATGGTGATTCAAGTATTGCAGTAATTCATAATGGTATAATTGAAAATTATCTAAAACTTAAAGAATGGATGATAGAGGAGTATGGTACAGATTTTAAATCAGAAACAGATACTGAGGTTATTGCACATCTTATAGGATACTTCTATGATGGAGATATTCTTGAAGCGGTTAATAAAGCCATAGATAAAATGGAGGGTGCATATGCAATAGGTGTAATTTGCTCAAAAGAACCTGATCGTATAATTGCAGTTAGAAAAGATAGCCCACTTATTGTTGGAGTTGGAGAAGGCGAAAACTTTATTGCATCAGATATTCCAGCAATTCTAAATTATACTAGAAATGTTTACTTAATTGAAAATGATGAAGTTGTTGAATTAACAAAAAATGAAGTGAAAATATATGATAAATTTGGACAAATTGTTAATAGAGAAATTTATAAAGTAACTTGGGATGCTTCTTCTGCTGAAAAAGAAGGATTTGAGCATTTTACTTTAAAAGAAATTTATGAACAACCTAAATGTGTTGAAGAGACAGTATCTAGAAGGCTTGATAATGATGATTATATTAATTTAGACGGTATTAAGATATCAAAAAAAGATATAGAAAATATTAATAAGATATATATTATTGCATGTGGCACAGCATATCACGCAGGACTTGTTGGTAAATATGCTATAGAAAAAATCTTGAAAATTCCAGTAGTTACAGAAGTTGCTTCGGAATTTAGGTATAGCGATCCTATAGTAGATGAAAATACTTTGTTTATTGCAGTTTCTCAGTCAGGTGAAACGCTTGATACATTAGCAGCGCTTAGAGAAGCTAAAAGGAAAGGTGCAAGAATACTAAGTGTTGTAAATGTTGTTGGTAGTTCAGTTGCAAGAGAAAGCGATGATGTTTTTTATACTTGGGCAGGTCCAGAAATTGGTGTTGCATCTACAAAGGCTTATACTACGCAGTTAGCAGCATTTTATTTGCTTTCTCTTTATATGGGAAAAGTTAGTGAGAAAATTTCTGATGATGAATATTTTAAAATTTTAAATGAACTTAAAACAATGCCTAATAAGGTAAAAGAAACATTAGATAGTTCTGAAGTATCTAAGCAACTAGCAGCAGAGCAATTTAATAATGAAAGTGTATTTTTTATGGGAAGGGGTCTTGATGTTTATACTGCTTATGAGGGATCTTTAAAATTTAAAGAAATATCTTATGTTAACTCATTTGCAATACCTGCTGGTGAATTAAAACATGGAACAATTGCATTAATTGAAAAAAACACTTTAGTTATAGCTATTGCAAACCAAGAAAATTTATTTCAAAAAATATTGTCAAATATAAAAGAAGTAAAAGCTAGGGGAGCATACGTAGTAGCAATAGCACAAGAAGGCCATAAGGAAATTGAAAAAGTAGCAGATAAGGTTATTTGGATTCCTAAAACTTTAGATTTACTTACTCCAATTCTAGGGATAATACCACTTCAACTATTTGCATATTATGTATCACTTGCAAAAGGAAATGACGTAGATAAGCCAAGAAATTTGGCTAAATCTGTTACAGTGGAATAG
- a CDS encoding class I SAM-dependent methyltransferase has protein sequence MEKVYSIIKEIIDNDKIIYAVFTNVKKGVEKEFSTVKIKPMLIKNNKVIQVEYHYTDKVKHDNLEKEHAIEELDRLLKTYFKQAIIYTISADYQILISKKGVAKIIKKAPSRNSFDLSHNRKKNYIIEENIPCPFLFTLGVMDETGKVFKKSYDKFRQINRYLEFISDSLPYLKQNKTLQIVDFGSGKAYLTFAMYYYFVVIKKLNVNIIGLDLKTDVIELCKNLAVKLKYDGLNFVQGDIKNYEGLEKVDMVVSLHACDTATDAALAKSIEWDADVIFAVPCCQHELFKKIHNDVMAPLENHGLIKERISSLITDSVRVNALEVMGYNTQVLEFIDMEHTPKNILIRAYKTGNNNKKAIKEYKEFTEFWGIRPYLEEAIGEKFTNKLK, from the coding sequence ATGGAAAAGGTATACAGTATTATAAAAGAAATAATAGATAATGATAAAATTATTTATGCAGTATTTACAAACGTTAAAAAAGGTGTTGAAAAAGAATTTTCTACAGTTAAAATTAAACCAATGCTTATTAAAAACAATAAAGTTATTCAAGTAGAATATCATTACACTGACAAAGTAAAACATGATAATTTAGAAAAAGAGCATGCAATTGAAGAGTTAGATAGATTATTAAAAACATATTTCAAGCAAGCTATCATTTATACCATAAGCGCAGATTACCAAATATTGATAAGTAAAAAAGGAGTAGCTAAAATAATTAAAAAAGCCCCTTCAAGAAATTCTTTTGATCTATCTCATAATAGGAAGAAAAACTATATTATAGAAGAAAATATACCTTGTCCATTTTTATTTACACTTGGCGTAATGGACGAAACTGGTAAAGTTTTCAAGAAAAGTTATGATAAATTTAGACAAATAAATAGATATTTAGAATTTATTTCAGATTCTTTGCCATACTTAAAGCAAAACAAAACTTTACAAATAGTTGATTTTGGTTCAGGTAAGGCTTATCTTACATTTGCAATGTATTATTATTTTGTTGTGATTAAAAAATTAAATGTAAATATCATTGGCCTTGATTTGAAAACAGACGTTATTGAACTATGTAAAAATCTTGCGGTAAAGCTGAAATATGACGGTCTTAATTTTGTTCAAGGTGACATAAAGAATTATGAGGGTCTTGAAAAAGTAGATATGGTAGTATCGCTTCATGCATGCGACACTGCAACAGATGCAGCATTAGCAAAGTCTATCGAATGGGATGCCGACGTAATATTTGCAGTGCCATGTTGTCAGCATGAATTATTTAAGAAGATTCATAACGATGTAATGGCACCTCTTGAAAATCATGGATTAATTAAGGAAAGAATTTCTTCGCTAATAACAGATAGTGTAAGGGTGAATGCTCTTGAAGTAATGGGTTATAATACCCAAGTTTTAGAATTTATTGATATGGAACACACTCCAAAAAATATACTCATTAGAGCGTACAAAACTGGAAATAATAATAAAAAAGCAATAAAAGAATATAAGGAATTTACAGAATTTTGGGGAATAAGACCGTATTTAGAAGAGGCAATTGGAGAGAAATTTACTAATAAACTAAAATAG